In the Augochlora pura isolate Apur16 chromosome 7, APUR_v2.2.1, whole genome shotgun sequence genome, aacgatgTACGAAATACTAGCTcagaattcaaatttattgatGCATGCGCATTGACACTAGCGCTAGAATAAGTACATAATAATCCTAAAACGATTCAAacgaaaatatcattttaagaGCTTCGTCAACTGTCAGCTATTCAACGAACTGGcgtaaaaatgtaacaaaattacgtatgttcaaatatttattactatatcaAGATtccttaatatatttaatcatatcattaatttaatcaaaaatagtaaaaattagatattttatggatacttgaaattatatattattttttatcattcgtTAGGATGAACACAAGTGAAAATAACTACGTAAacccttttttaaatttttattattcttacaataatattaaaatttttattaatataattaaactcttatttaaacgataaaataaattcaaaaatttcgtATTGCAATTGAGCACATATTTTTAGtcgacgaaataattattatgttgaAAGATTTGTGACAAACACTAGTTATGTAGTCGAATGTATAACTGTAAAAGATAAACTAAGAAGCTTTCTTTGAATATAGTAACCGTCGGAATATTATGGAATCGATACAGTCACTTGAAAcggaattacaaaaataacattatattaccaataatctaaaatataacagaatctgataatattattatacaatagtaATTCTAGGAAATGATTAATCGGTCTCGACAAACCAATGCTAAACGttctacaaatttataaattcaatacttTAAAAGGCTGTCCCAAAGTGTGATTCACAAAtgtattcttcttttatatcAATCTTTGAATAAGCATAACGCTACCTATACTTTGTACGCTTTTGTACACTGGCTCTAAGACATTCAATACTTCACTGAAACATTGATCTACCCTTCGATTTTCAGTGAACAAATGTCCTTGTGTTTCATAATCTTTTTATAGGGGCAGggggaataaatatttatatagaattcgGTTGTCATGAGAAAATAAGTTTTTAAGACAACAAAGCTTGGGTCAAACCATTGGTCAATGATGGAGACCTCCAACTTTCAGCTTTTTTGATTGGCGTATGGTTCTGCTTGCTTCACTGTCTGAAGACTCAGATTCTGTATCGTTATATCCTGACATTGGTACACCTTCTGACTTTGTAACTTCGCAAGTTTCAGCTGCGAAGTTGCCTGTAATTTTTGCTTTCTCCAGAGCTCGAACTGTAAACAATCCAGTTGATACAAAATTCAATAGGTTTTGCATTCAGTTCTATTGGGTACTCGATAGttttgacaataaaaataaaatatttactttggGACTCTAGAAGACTGTTTTGTCTTTTCAGGTCATCTATGTCTTGTTGATGAGATGAATTCTTACGGCGCATGAATTGTA is a window encoding:
- the Max gene encoding MYC associated factor X, whose translation is MSDDDRDIDIESDEGDDSDSRQRHSNNTQYYSQAEKRAHHNALERKRRDHIKDSFSSLRDSVPALQSEKVVSRAQILKKAAEYIQFMRRKNSSHQQDIDDLKRQNSLLESQIRALEKAKITGNFAAETCEVTKSEGVPMSGYNDTESESSDSEASRTIRQSKKLKVGGLHH